From one Nocardioides yefusunii genomic stretch:
- a CDS encoding NAD(P)H-binding protein, whose amino-acid sequence MAFSTITNLDVAAHQKKSIALRDRLHASESTTYVTGPTGNGNGEVVMLLGGTGYIGRAVVPELVNRGYKPVVLARSESAQGEKEFEGADVVIGDPTRIADVQRAVAQTNPQVVISLLSGRRPNDAEECREVDHEAIGNGIKAAVEGKVKQFIHISDFGAYRPELIPQVYKLQVEGELMGRHHGDLDWTIIRPTAYYPYMSMTFGDVKNGEKYRIFDHGEYSVVNPIAREDLAEFIVNQVLNDDAIGRILPVGGPWTPDNTVTLKDAGQMMFDVLGKPAEFDVVTMASWDKKIANLTRAGKLYKKMAPVAYYLEAAKYWSVVDHVAPAYGTRTLRGFMEKLKDREFPTGSFRERMKSGTQMMPTDI is encoded by the coding sequence ATGGCCTTCAGCACGATCACCAACCTCGATGTCGCAGCGCACCAGAAGAAGAGCATCGCCCTGCGCGACCGCCTCCACGCGAGCGAGTCCACCACCTACGTCACCGGCCCCACGGGCAACGGCAACGGCGAGGTCGTCATGCTTCTGGGCGGCACCGGCTACATCGGCCGCGCCGTCGTCCCCGAGCTGGTCAACCGCGGCTACAAGCCCGTCGTGCTGGCCCGCTCCGAGTCCGCGCAGGGTGAGAAGGAGTTCGAGGGCGCCGACGTCGTCATCGGCGACCCCACCCGCATCGCCGACGTGCAGCGCGCCGTCGCGCAGACCAACCCGCAGGTCGTCATCTCCCTGCTCTCGGGCCGTCGCCCCAACGACGCCGAGGAGTGCCGCGAGGTCGACCACGAGGCCATCGGCAACGGCATCAAGGCCGCCGTCGAAGGCAAGGTCAAGCAGTTCATCCACATCTCCGACTTCGGCGCCTACCGCCCCGAACTCATCCCGCAGGTCTACAAGCTGCAGGTCGAGGGCGAGCTCATGGGCCGCCACCACGGCGACCTCGACTGGACGATCATTCGTCCCACCGCCTACTACCCCTACATGTCGATGACCTTCGGCGACGTGAAGAACGGCGAGAAGTACCGCATCTTCGACCACGGCGAGTACTCCGTCGTGAACCCGATCGCCCGCGAGGACCTGGCCGAGTTCATCGTCAACCAGGTGCTCAACGACGACGCGATCGGTCGCATCCTGCCCGTCGGCGGCCCGTGGACCCCCGACAACACCGTCACTCTCAAGGACGCCGGACAGATGATGTTCGACGTGCTCGGCAAGCCCGCCGAGTTCGACGTCGTGACCATGGCGTCGTGGGACAAGAAGATCGCCAACCTGACCCGCGCCGGCAAGCTCTACAAGAAGATGGCGCCGGTCGCGTACTACCTCGAGGCTGCGAAGTACTGGTCGGTCGTCGACCACGTCGCTCCCGCCTACGGCACCCGCACCCTGCGTGGCTTCATGGAGAAGCTCAAGGACCGCGAGTTCCCGACGGGTTCGTTCCGCGAGCGCATGAAGTCGGGCACGCAGATGA